Proteins from a single region of bacterium:
- the ychF gene encoding redox-regulated ATPase YchF, with the protein MSINCGIVGLPNVGKSTLFNAMTAAHVPAENYPFCTKDHNTGMVAMPDERLDRIAAIFKPERVVPTQIEFVDIAGLVEGAHKGEGLGNRFLSHVREMDAIAHVVRCFDAPDVPHAYANIDPIHDIEVINTELALADLEIITKRHEKLGHAAKGGDKAAKAELPVLEKLKIAIEAGKPARKAGLSEDETKVLDATGLITIKPVLYVLNVNESDVKSPSERVKTALAYAAKEGAPAMEICGSIEDELADLSDEEKRAFLDDLGLSEPGLPRLIHAAYKLLDLITFFTKDGPEVRAWTVKRGAKAPEAAGKIHTDFERGFIRAEVYPCEELFKSGSEHKVKEDGHLRIEGHDYVIKDGDIVHFRFNV; encoded by the coding sequence ATGAGCATCAATTGCGGGATCGTGGGGCTGCCGAACGTCGGCAAATCCACCCTCTTCAACGCCATGACCGCGGCGCACGTCCCGGCCGAGAACTACCCGTTCTGCACAAAGGACCACAACACCGGCATGGTCGCCATGCCGGACGAACGCCTCGATCGAATCGCCGCCATCTTCAAGCCTGAGAGGGTCGTGCCCACGCAGATCGAGTTCGTGGACATCGCAGGACTCGTAGAGGGCGCGCACAAAGGCGAGGGCCTTGGCAACCGCTTCCTCTCGCACGTACGCGAGATGGACGCCATCGCGCACGTGGTCCGCTGCTTCGACGCGCCGGACGTGCCACACGCATACGCGAACATCGATCCGATCCACGACATCGAGGTCATCAACACCGAGCTGGCACTCGCCGACCTCGAAATTATCACCAAGCGCCACGAGAAGTTGGGTCACGCCGCAAAGGGCGGCGACAAGGCCGCAAAGGCGGAGCTGCCGGTGCTGGAGAAACTGAAGATCGCGATCGAGGCCGGAAAACCCGCGCGCAAGGCCGGCCTCTCGGAAGATGAGACCAAGGTGCTGGACGCGACCGGGCTCATCACGATCAAACCGGTGCTATACGTGCTCAACGTCAACGAGAGCGACGTGAAGAGCCCGTCCGAGCGGGTGAAGACGGCACTCGCATACGCTGCAAAGGAAGGCGCGCCTGCCATGGAGATCTGCGGATCGATCGAGGACGAGCTCGCCGACCTCTCCGACGAGGAGAAACGCGCGTTCCTGGACGACCTGGGGCTCTCCGAGCCCGGGCTGCCGAGGCTCATACACGCGGCTTACAAACTGCTCGACCTCATCACCTTCTTCACCAAGGACGGGCCCGAGGTGCGCGCCTGGACCGTGAAACGCGGGGCAAAGGCGCCTGAGGCTGCGGGCAAGATCCACACCGACTTTGAGCGCGGCTTCATAAGGGCGGAGGTCTATCCCTGTGAAGAGCTCTTCAAGTCAGGCTCGGAGCACAAGGTGAAAGAGGACGGCCATCTTCGCATCGAGGGACACGACTACGTGATCAAGGACGGCGACATCGTCCATTTCAGGTTCAACGTGTGA